The Nitrospira sp. genome window below encodes:
- a CDS encoding outer membrane beta-barrel protein, whose product MDLITQVVRRSTIFLACLVWATTVPAFGEDLVGPIMPVQQRKSEAVDAPNKPRLFHYGGFVDLGYLVNFNFPANHFFRDRSTTPMVNEFNLNMIGGYVRKDATESSRWGTEWLLQAGEDSKAFGFAVGLPHVQDSDVWRHFGRANVSYLAPVGNGLTVQAGLFNSFIGYESLYAKDNANYTRAWIADYSPYLMFGVNAVYSFNDRWTGAVFIINDYFHLENSNSVPSYGGQVQYKPTSAWTIKETIYYGPDQSDTSMEFWRFFSDSIVEWKGERLTVGVDYQIGTQRNASAPGNPRDFYTGATLETRWRIAGPWTASVRPEFYWDRNGLMTGSEQFIKAITTTAEYAFRYKWTNTIMRLEYRYDESTGPGGGFFKGPQNVLVSGQHMVIGGIILTLDSP is encoded by the coding sequence TTGGACCTGATCACACAGGTTGTTCGGCGGTCAACGATATTTCTAGCGTGCCTGGTATGGGCAACGACCGTTCCGGCCTTTGGTGAAGATCTCGTCGGGCCGATCATGCCGGTGCAGCAACGGAAGTCCGAAGCCGTCGACGCGCCGAACAAGCCCAGATTGTTTCACTACGGCGGGTTCGTGGATCTGGGATATCTCGTGAACTTCAATTTTCCGGCCAACCATTTCTTCCGCGACCGCAGCACGACGCCGATGGTCAATGAGTTCAATTTGAATATGATTGGAGGCTATGTCCGGAAAGATGCGACGGAATCGTCCCGCTGGGGAACGGAATGGTTGCTTCAGGCAGGCGAAGATTCCAAAGCCTTCGGATTCGCCGTCGGCCTACCGCATGTGCAGGATTCCGATGTATGGCGTCACTTTGGACGGGCGAACGTATCCTATCTGGCGCCCGTCGGCAACGGGCTCACGGTCCAAGCTGGATTGTTCAACAGTTTCATCGGCTACGAGTCGCTCTATGCCAAGGACAATGCGAATTATACGCGCGCCTGGATCGCCGACTATTCACCCTACCTGATGTTCGGAGTCAACGCCGTGTACTCATTCAACGACCGGTGGACCGGAGCCGTTTTCATCATCAATGATTACTTTCACCTTGAAAATTCCAACAGCGTCCCGAGTTACGGCGGGCAAGTCCAATACAAGCCCACGTCGGCCTGGACCATCAAAGAGACCATCTATTACGGGCCGGACCAGTCCGACACCTCGATGGAATTCTGGCGCTTCTTCTCCGACAGCATCGTCGAATGGAAAGGCGAGCGCCTCACCGTGGGTGTTGACTACCAGATCGGGACCCAAAGAAATGCCTCGGCGCCCGGGAACCCTCGCGATTTCTACACCGGAGCGACCTTGGAAACGCGATGGCGCATCGCGGGGCCCTGGACGGCTTCGGTCAGGCCGGAGTTCTACTGGGACCGGAACGGTCTGATGACGGGATCCGAGCAGTTCATCAAAGCGATCACGACGACAGCCGAGTATGCCTTTCGCTACAAATGGACGAACACGATTATGCGGCTCGAATACCGCTATGACGAATCAACCGGTCCGGGTGGGGGTTTCTTCAAAGGGCCTCAGAATGTCCTGGTTTCAGGGCAGCATATGGTGATTGGCGGCATTATCTTGACGTTGGATTCTCCGTGA
- a CDS encoding cadherin-like beta sandwich domain-containing protein: MMMRTTTAVRQYLSAAFLIALGLIASGCGGDSETAPPPNPVQSQLQLASLSVATDTTTATLQPPFSPTTTEYEVDLSSDVASVTVTALPAVPGHKVGINSSVTTSSSIPLNPPGDAPTVVRISVSESDTNAQFYDVTITRAGPTGNNSLQSLTVPPGTLAPTFDPNLQAYTASVLDNIGSVTVTPTLSDPAATMTVNGPTVLSGQGLPVALKGVGQTTAITVAVKAQNGAPKNYQVAVSRGISNNANLGSLTVSQGSLSPTFSPSIVDYSVTVASSVENVTITGAPQDSAAHSLTINGVPSPTLIDLGDPGSTTLVTLVVTAQNNQVKHYGLQIIRAAAPQAGTTS; encoded by the coding sequence ATGATGATGCGTACCACTACCGCTGTGAGACAGTATCTCTCTGCCGCCTTTCTCATCGCGCTCGGATTGATCGCCTCTGGCTGCGGTGGCGACTCAGAAACCGCGCCCCCTCCGAACCCCGTGCAGTCACAGTTACAGCTTGCCAGCTTATCCGTCGCGACTGACACGACTACGGCAACGTTGCAACCGCCCTTCAGCCCCACAACGACGGAGTACGAGGTTGATCTTTCCAGCGACGTCGCGAGCGTGACTGTGACCGCTCTGCCTGCCGTGCCAGGCCACAAGGTCGGCATTAATAGTTCCGTCACGACAAGCAGTTCCATTCCCCTGAATCCGCCTGGCGACGCTCCCACAGTGGTGAGAATCTCGGTTTCAGAATCAGACACCAATGCGCAATTCTACGACGTCACTATCACCAGAGCAGGCCCAACGGGGAACAACTCGTTACAGAGCTTGACGGTTCCACCCGGAACCCTGGCACCGACGTTCGATCCGAACTTACAAGCCTATACAGCCAGCGTTCTCGACAATATCGGAAGTGTCACTGTGACCCCCACGCTGTCGGATCCGGCCGCGACGATGACGGTGAACGGGCCAACTGTCCTATCCGGGCAGGGTCTTCCAGTGGCCCTCAAGGGTGTCGGGCAAACCACTGCCATCACCGTAGCCGTGAAGGCCCAAAACGGCGCTCCGAAGAACTACCAGGTGGCTGTGAGTCGCGGAATCTCAAACAATGCCAATCTGGGGAGTTTGACTGTTTCACAAGGCAGCCTATCTCCAACCTTTAGTCCCAGTATAGTGGACTACTCCGTCACTGTAGCGAGTAGCGTGGAAAACGTCACGATCACCGGGGCTCCTCAAGATAGCGCTGCACATAGCCTGACAATTAACGGAGTGCCCAGCCCGACCCTCATCGACCTTGGGGATCCTGGATCAACCACGCTGGTGACTCTAGTCGTGACTGCGCAGAACAATCAGGTGAAACACTATGGCTTACAAATTATCCGCGCCGCAGCCCCACAGGCGGGAACAACAAGCTAA
- a CDS encoding toll/interleukin-1 receptor domain-containing protein — translation MAGIFISYRQADAKAWAIGLRDDLAKAFGDDQVFLDKDALGPGNWRDQLQRALAKCTVVLVVIGRQWLTTADEQQRPRIGLPDDVHRQEIALALSHRGVTVIPVLVDDAAMPKGEQLSEDIRVLTDQQAYKVGDTKARRKADLEVLIKGIESVGGLTAKSDVAEGESDKGQSPWYKLDYSAVGIAFVLTVVLAMIGYSSGGFTEKEIPVLLVISYGLALGGKRIWRLISNRRKRVA, via the coding sequence ATGGCCGGTATCTTCATTAGTTATCGCCAAGCGGATGCGAAAGCCTGGGCGATCGGTTTACGCGATGATCTTGCCAAGGCGTTTGGTGACGATCAAGTTTTCCTCGACAAGGATGCCCTTGGTCCGGGGAACTGGCGGGACCAGTTGCAGCGGGCGCTGGCTAAATGCACGGTCGTTCTCGTGGTGATCGGGCGTCAGTGGTTGACCACTGCCGATGAGCAGCAACGGCCTCGGATCGGTTTGCCTGATGATGTGCATCGCCAAGAAATTGCCCTTGCCTTAAGTCATCGAGGCGTGACGGTTATTCCTGTCCTGGTCGATGATGCCGCAATGCCGAAAGGTGAACAGCTCTCGGAGGACATTCGCGTCCTAACCGATCAGCAGGCCTACAAGGTTGGCGATACCAAGGCCCGCCGTAAGGCGGATCTGGAGGTGCTGATCAAGGGCATTGAATCAGTCGGTGGGCTCACTGCAAAGTCGGATGTGGCGGAAGGTGAGTCGGACAAGGGACAGTCCCCTTGGTACAAGTTGGATTACTCTGCGGTCGGAATTGCGTTTGTGCTCACGGTGGTCTTGGCCATGATCGGGTACAGTTCAGGAGGGTTTACCGAGAAAGAAATTCCTGTCCTGCTCGTCATTTCCTATGGCCTCGCGCTCGGCGGCAAACGGATCTGGCGTCTCATCAGTAATCGGCGAAAGAGAGTGGCATGA
- a CDS encoding CHAT domain-containing protein, whose protein sequence is MPRGTRILRWLKKGVVLIYLLGVTSASVAQQNSIQDAEALDQQAGRLYGQGRYKEAIPLVREALAILEKALGPDHPDRLKSLDHLAMLYQDSGTYEEAEPLYKQALAIREKALGPEHLDTSVSVNHLARLYHDTGAYGQAEPLYKRALAIREKVLGAEYPGTAMSLSNLAGLYIDTGAYRQAEPLLERALAIREKVLGPEHPDTAYSLSNLGLLYWNTGDNGQAELLYKRALAIMEKALGPEHLVTARSLNNLAVLYEETGRFEQAEPLLERALAIREKALGPEHLDTARSLNNLAVLYWVTGAYGQAEALLKRALAIQEKVLGPQHQDTARSLDILATLYWATGDLARTGPLYRKAQAIHEKTLATFLLTGSESRKQAYLAQLSGQTFMRVSLSLTTPDHQAKVLGLRSVLMVKGRVLDVISDSAGRLRRNAKPEDRGLFEQLSEVAQKLSTLTHQALGNLQPEAYRQELQDLMTRQEQLEADLSKRSAEFRQQIAPIALAATQTAIPQKTALVEWYCYKPFDPNAKDAQSRLGKPRYVAYVLKRIGEPAVMDFGDAEALDQLIKDFRTGLGDPTNTYVQELAKELYDKLLRPLQHHLSNIDHLLISPDGALNLVPFAALLDETGAYLGSKKGITYVTSGRDLVRYGTPSLGKGDAIIVADPNYGEVAGEVAKVEPSNHMKRSVDLDRGAMSFTSLPGTAEEAKTLKTLLKVPDDHVLTQAKATEERFKQLHGPRILHVATHGFFLKDREVSNAALRRNFIQDIAPVPLGENPLLRSGLALAGANQRRSGEKDDGILTAAEVAQMDLRGTQLVVLSACETGVGDVQNGEGVYGLRRALVLAGAESQVTSLWKVADEATKDLMVDYYQRLLKGEGRSEALRNAQLAMLKSKDRSHPYYWAAFVPIGNWTPLTKSR, encoded by the coding sequence ATGCCCAGGGGCACAAGAATCCTCAGATGGCTGAAAAAAGGAGTGGTCCTGATTTATCTGCTTGGAGTCACTTCAGCATCGGTTGCACAACAAAACTCGATCCAAGACGCGGAGGCACTCGACCAGCAAGCCGGTAGGCTTTATGGACAGGGCCGTTACAAAGAGGCCATTCCTCTGGTACGGGAGGCCCTGGCGATTCTGGAAAAGGCGCTGGGGCCGGATCATCCGGACAGGTTAAAGTCGCTCGACCATCTGGCCATGCTCTATCAGGATTCGGGGACTTATGAGGAGGCGGAGCCACTGTATAAGCAGGCACTGGCCATTCGGGAAAAGGCGTTGGGACCAGAGCATCTGGACACATCGGTGTCGGTCAATCATCTGGCAAGGCTCTATCATGACACCGGAGCCTACGGACAGGCGGAGCCGCTGTACAAGCGGGCGCTGGCGATCCGGGAGAAAGTGCTGGGGGCCGAGTATCCAGGTACTGCCATGTCGCTTAGCAATCTGGCGGGACTCTATATAGACACGGGAGCCTATAGACAGGCGGAGCCGTTGCTGGAGCGAGCCTTGGCGATCCGTGAAAAGGTACTGGGTCCAGAGCATCCGGATACGGCTTATTCTCTCAGCAATTTGGGGCTGCTCTATTGGAACACCGGAGACAACGGACAAGCGGAGCTGCTGTACAAGCGGGCGCTGGCAATCATGGAAAAGGCACTGGGACCGGAACATCTGGTTACGGCTAGATCCCTCAACAATCTGGCGGTGCTCTATGAGGAGACAGGGCGCTTTGAGCAGGCAGAGCCGTTGCTGGAGCGAGCCCTGGCGATCCGTGAAAAGGCACTGGGACCGGAACATCTGGATACGGCTAGATCCCTCAACAATTTAGCGGTGCTCTATTGGGTGACCGGGGCCTACGGACAGGCGGAGGCACTCCTTAAGCGGGCACTGGCGATCCAAGAGAAGGTCTTGGGGCCGCAGCACCAGGATACGGCCCGATCGCTCGACATTCTAGCAACCTTGTATTGGGCGACAGGCGATCTGGCCAGAACAGGACCATTATATAGAAAGGCACAAGCCATTCACGAAAAAACCCTGGCGACTTTTCTTCTGACCGGATCGGAATCGCGCAAGCAAGCCTATCTCGCTCAGCTGAGTGGTCAAACATTCATGCGGGTCTCACTCTCGCTTACAACGCCGGACCATCAAGCCAAGGTATTAGGACTCCGGAGTGTGCTGATGGTAAAAGGGCGTGTGTTGGATGTCATATCGGACAGTGCTGGACGTCTGCGGCGAAATGCAAAGCCAGAAGATCGGGGTCTATTCGAACAACTCAGCGAGGTCGCACAGAAATTATCAACTCTGACCCATCAGGCCCTTGGAAATCTTCAGCCCGAGGCTTATCGCCAGGAATTACAAGATCTCATGACTCGGCAGGAACAACTCGAAGCGGATCTGTCTAAACGTAGTGCAGAATTTCGGCAGCAGATCGCTCCTATCGCCCTGGCAGCTACCCAGACCGCGATCCCTCAAAAGACAGCCCTCGTAGAATGGTATTGCTATAAGCCATTTGATCCCAACGCTAAGGATGCGCAATCGAGACTGGGTAAGCCGCGCTATGTGGCCTATGTGCTTAAGCGAATAGGTGAGCCGGCGGTGATGGATTTTGGTGATGCGGAAGCACTTGACCAGTTAATTAAAGATTTTCGAACGGGACTGGGCGATCCAACAAACACCTATGTTCAAGAGTTGGCCAAGGAGTTATACGACAAACTGCTAAGACCCTTACAGCATCACTTAAGCAATATCGATCATCTACTCATTTCACCGGACGGCGCATTGAATTTGGTGCCTTTTGCCGCGCTTCTTGATGAAACAGGAGCATACCTAGGCTCAAAGAAAGGAATCACCTACGTTACGAGTGGTCGGGACTTGGTACGATATGGGACACCGTCTCTTGGGAAGGGTGATGCAATCATTGTCGCTGATCCGAACTATGGAGAAGTTGCTGGTGAAGTGGCAAAGGTGGAACCTTCCAATCATATGAAGCGCTCAGTCGATTTGGATCGTGGTGCGATGAGCTTTACGTCACTGCCTGGAACGGCTGAAGAGGCCAAGACACTCAAAACGTTGCTTAAAGTTCCTGATGACCATGTGCTGACGCAAGCCAAGGCCACGGAGGAGCGGTTCAAACAGCTTCACGGGCCGCGCATTCTTCACGTGGCCACGCATGGGTTTTTCCTGAAAGACAGAGAGGTTTCGAACGCAGCGCTCAGACGCAATTTCATTCAAGACATAGCCCCTGTCCCATTAGGTGAGAATCCCTTGCTGCGGTCTGGGCTGGCTTTGGCCGGGGCTAATCAGCGACGCTCGGGAGAAAAGGATGACGGAATTTTAACTGCAGCGGAGGTCGCACAGATGGACCTCCGTGGGACCCAGCTCGTGGTGCTTTCGGCTTGTGAGACCGGTGTAGGCGATGTGCAGAACGGCGAAGGAGTCTACGGGCTGCGGCGAGCACTTGTGCTTGCTGGGGCAGAATCCCAAGTCACATCGCTCTGGAAAGTGGCAGATGAGGCGACGAAGGATCTCATGGTGGACTACTACCAGCGACTCTTGAAAGGCGAGGGCCGCTCGGAGGCTTTGCGCAATGCGCAATTGGCCATGCTGAAGAGCAAGGATCGATCGCACCCCTATTACTGGGCGGCGTTTGTTCCCATTGGCAACTGGACGCCGCTGACGAAAAGTCGGTAG